The following proteins come from a genomic window of Proteiniphilum propionicum:
- a CDS encoding OmpH family outer membrane protein — protein sequence MTKKVFFSLSVFILLTSGTLFSQQVVPQVFIAYVNTTEILDMIPDKVQATKDLIALSDNYKKELELMQNEYNKKYSDYITYQASLAENIKLRRMQELTELENKMEQFMELAQQDIESQEKAMLKPLKEKIINAIKAVGIERNFTVIYDLANPGIAFVSPDAVDANPFVKEKLGIR from the coding sequence ATGACAAAAAAAGTTTTTTTCAGTCTTAGTGTATTTATTTTATTGACAAGTGGAACACTCTTTTCTCAGCAGGTAGTACCACAAGTTTTCATAGCTTATGTGAACACTACGGAGATACTGGATATGATACCAGATAAAGTGCAGGCTACGAAGGACTTGATTGCCTTAAGTGACAACTACAAGAAAGAGTTGGAGTTAATGCAGAACGAATACAATAAAAAATATTCCGATTACATTACATACCAAGCGTCACTGGCAGAAAACATCAAGCTGCGCAGAATGCAAGAGTTGACCGAACTTGAAAACAAGATGGAGCAATTCATGGAACTGGCTCAGCAAGATATTGAAAGTCAAGAAAAGGCAATGCTTAAACCGTTAAAAGAAAAGATCATCAATGCTATCAAGGCAGTGGGTATTGAACGTAACTTCACTGTTATCTACGATCTAGCCAATCCGGGTATTGCATTCGTTTCACCCGACGCAGTTGATGCAAATCCATTTGTAAAAGAAAAACTGGGTATCCGTTAA
- a CDS encoding PorP/SprF family type IX secretion system membrane protein, protein MGKRRFLCLLFLSACCLLHMQAQWNAPFSHYWMAKGYYNPSFAGEGSQIRATVLYRYQWTGIKNAPQRMLITGDMPFLFHNRLHAAGVVAYYDVSGTFRNSLLAAQYCLRQPAGKGFLNIGLQAGVYNLAFDPGSISITGDHTQQDMRGTVEVYRASGKVFDLNAGISWIGDNSFAGISAMHTGRPRFSVFSDSITGNTPIASNTASITDASPGNTNYNDLQPNSNDSFVPRSYIFIAGCNIRLFYPLEIKPIVLLETEPGDTQVLTTIRLEYDKKYSGGISWRKGDGYAIFTGANLEDLEFGYACSFHSKGMGKDSRGSHELYLRYNISSCIFKSARQPHKSIRLL, encoded by the coding sequence ATGGGAAAACGAAGGTTTCTGTGTTTACTGTTTCTGTCAGCCTGCTGTCTACTACATATGCAGGCTCAGTGGAATGCTCCTTTCAGTCACTACTGGATGGCAAAAGGTTACTATAATCCTTCATTTGCGGGCGAGGGTAGCCAGATAAGAGCAACTGTACTGTACCGATATCAGTGGACAGGTATAAAAAACGCCCCGCAAAGAATGCTCATTACAGGCGATATGCCTTTCTTGTTCCATAACAGGCTGCATGCCGCCGGTGTGGTTGCATACTACGATGTTAGCGGGACATTTCGCAACTCACTGCTGGCAGCTCAGTACTGCCTCAGGCAGCCTGCAGGCAAAGGATTTCTAAACATAGGTTTACAGGCAGGGGTATACAACCTTGCCTTCGATCCGGGAAGCATCAGTATTACCGGCGATCACACCCAACAGGATATGAGGGGCACAGTGGAAGTTTATCGTGCCTCCGGAAAAGTGTTCGACCTAAATGCAGGTATCTCCTGGATAGGGGATAACAGCTTCGCAGGCATATCAGCCATGCACACCGGTCGTCCACGGTTTTCCGTTTTCAGCGACTCCATCACCGGCAATACTCCCATTGCCTCAAATACAGCTAGTATAACCGACGCATCCCCAGGCAACACTAACTACAATGACCTGCAACCCAATTCTAATGACTCTTTTGTTCCGCGCTCCTATATTTTTATTGCCGGATGCAATATAAGACTGTTTTATCCGTTAGAAATAAAACCTATAGTGTTGCTTGAAACCGAACCCGGCGATACACAGGTGCTGACAACAATTCGTCTGGAATATGATAAAAAATACTCCGGCGGAATCTCGTGGCGGAAAGGCGACGGGTATGCCATTTTTACAGGGGCCAACCTTGAAGATCTGGAGTTTGGTTATGCCTGCTCCTTTCATTCTAAGGGAATGGGAAAAGACAGCCGGGGCAGCCACGAATTGTATCTGCGGTACAACATCTCATCCTGCATTTTTAAGTCGGCCCGTCAGCCACATAAAAGCATCAGGCTTTTGTAG
- a CDS encoding phosphatidylserine decarboxylase family protein, which translates to MKIRIHKEGKIALVKIFAALLMINAAIFYFFPNTLFSVVILAVSLILFAMALNFYKKPDRVYKGDLHGLVSAPADGRVVVIEKVFEKMFFKEECIQISIFMSFFNAHSNWVPVSGKIIHMSHLEGNFHAAYLPKSSHENEHTNILIETPDHGKVLTKQIAGAVARRIVTYVNEGDEVHIGSPLGFIKLGSRMDVFLPLGSEILVDLGEEVRSNATFLARLPQKDK; encoded by the coding sequence ATGAAGATAAGGATACACAAAGAGGGTAAAATTGCGCTGGTAAAAATTTTTGCAGCTCTTCTAATGATTAATGCAGCTATCTTCTACTTTTTTCCAAACACTCTCTTTTCGGTAGTTATATTGGCGGTGTCGTTAATTTTGTTTGCAATGGCACTTAACTTTTACAAAAAACCCGACCGGGTCTATAAGGGAGACCTTCACGGGTTGGTGAGCGCACCTGCCGACGGCAGGGTTGTTGTTATAGAAAAGGTGTTTGAGAAAATGTTTTTCAAAGAAGAATGTATACAGATCTCCATTTTCATGTCGTTTTTTAACGCACACTCTAACTGGGTACCGGTGAGTGGAAAAATCATCCACATGTCTCACCTGGAGGGAAATTTTCATGCTGCATACCTGCCAAAATCGAGTCACGAGAATGAGCATACAAACATTCTGATTGAGACTCCCGATCATGGTAAAGTCCTAACAAAGCAGATTGCCGGTGCTGTTGCACGAAGGATTGTCACCTACGTAAATGAAGGCGATGAGGTACATATAGGTTCACCGTTAGGTTTTATAAAACTGGGCTCCAGAATGGATGTTTTTCTGCCGCTCGGAAGTGAAATCCTTGTTGACCTTGGCGAAGAGGTGCGTTCCAACGCAACCTTTCTTGCACGTCTGCCCCAAAAAGATAAATAG
- a CDS encoding DUF4834 family protein: MAVYFLMKSFGRWLLGKRTRHSSNYGRQQSRQNKQPESQENRIIEYQKKRFESSEAEDVDFVEIKDHNR, translated from the coding sequence ATGGCTGTTTATTTCCTGATGAAATCATTCGGAAGATGGCTATTGGGAAAACGTACAAGACATTCTTCAAATTACGGCCGGCAACAGTCCAGACAGAATAAACAACCGGAATCACAGGAAAATCGTATCATCGAATATCAAAAAAAAAGATTTGAATCAAGTGAAGCGGAAGATGTGGATTTTGTGGAAATAAAAGATCATAACAGATAA
- the murI gene encoding glutamate racemase: protein MKEQFSAKAGAIGIFDSGYGGLTVLSGIRAIMPGYDYIYLGDNARAPYGNRSFERVYEFTLEAVKWFFSQGCHLVILACNTASAKALRTIQQANLPAIDPQRRVLGVIRPTAESVEGLSNTGHIGVLGTEGTIQSRSYEIEIKKLHPHLTVTGEACPMWVPLVENREYDKPGADYFVKQHIKRLLERDPLIDTIILGCTHYPLLMQKINQYLPENVKAIAQARYIAESLNDYLKRHPEMDKKCTKNGTVKYFTTESPGKFKQLASLFLNEQIDAGQTTL from the coding sequence GTGAAGGAGCAGTTTTCTGCAAAAGCGGGTGCCATCGGTATATTCGATTCCGGGTATGGCGGACTCACGGTTTTGTCCGGGATAAGGGCCATCATGCCTGGGTACGACTATATTTACCTGGGCGATAATGCACGTGCTCCTTATGGTAACCGCTCCTTTGAGAGGGTTTACGAATTCACACTTGAAGCGGTAAAATGGTTTTTTTCACAAGGCTGTCATTTGGTAATCCTGGCATGTAACACAGCCTCGGCAAAAGCACTGAGAACCATCCAGCAAGCCAATCTGCCGGCAATAGATCCACAGAGAAGGGTACTGGGCGTTATCCGTCCAACAGCAGAGTCTGTTGAAGGCTTATCGAATACTGGTCATATTGGTGTGCTAGGAACAGAGGGAACAATACAATCGCGATCTTATGAGATTGAAATTAAAAAACTTCATCCACATCTTACTGTAACAGGCGAAGCATGTCCCATGTGGGTGCCTTTAGTGGAGAACAGGGAGTATGATAAGCCGGGGGCCGATTATTTTGTAAAACAACATATCAAACGCCTCCTTGAGAGAGATCCGCTAATAGACACTATAATACTGGGATGTACACACTATCCTCTGCTGATGCAGAAGATTAATCAGTACCTGCCTGAGAATGTAAAAGCCATTGCTCAGGCAAGATATATAGCCGAAAGCCTGAACGATTATCTGAAAAGGCATCCCGAGATGGATAAAAAATGTACAAAAAACGGCACTGTAAAATATTTTACTACGGAATCGCCCGGGAAATTCAAACAACTGGCATCACTCTTTCTCAATGAACAGATTGATGCCGGGCAAACAACACTTTAA
- the pssA gene encoding CDP-diacylglycerol--serine O-phosphatidyltransferase, translated as MRKQIPNILTLLNLFSGCIAITMAFQGNFTAVAIWVAVAALFDFLDGMAARILKAYSAIGKELDSLADVVSFGVAPASAVFILLRDHSLFPGYLDTGSLFIPYLAFLIPVFSALRLARFNIDDRETTTFMGLPTPANGLFWVSYCCGLHVLTSEKEYLFYITAGAIFLMSLLMVSGIPMFSLKIKQIRLKGNERQLLLILLMIAFIAIWGIIGVAFGIVSYIVLSIVLSSKFFASESEE; from the coding sequence ATGCGGAAACAGATACCAAATATTTTAACATTACTTAATCTCTTTTCAGGATGTATAGCTATCACTATGGCCTTTCAGGGAAACTTCACGGCTGTGGCAATATGGGTCGCTGTTGCTGCACTTTTCGATTTTTTGGATGGGATGGCTGCACGTATATTGAAAGCATACTCTGCCATTGGGAAAGAACTGGACTCACTTGCCGATGTAGTCAGTTTCGGGGTTGCCCCGGCATCAGCAGTGTTTATTCTGCTGCGTGACCACTCCCTCTTTCCCGGCTATCTGGATACCGGCAGCTTATTTATCCCATATCTGGCATTCCTTATTCCTGTTTTTTCCGCACTCAGGCTTGCCCGGTTCAATATCGATGATAGAGAAACTACTACATTCATGGGACTCCCGACACCCGCTAACGGGCTCTTCTGGGTAAGCTACTGCTGCGGATTGCATGTCTTGACCAGTGAAAAAGAATATCTTTTTTATATTACTGCCGGTGCAATATTTCTGATGTCTCTTCTAATGGTCTCAGGAATACCGATGTTTTCACTTAAAATAAAACAGATCAGATTAAAAGGCAATGAGAGACAATTGCTTTTAATATTGCTGATGATAGCTTTTATTGCCATTTGGGGTATAATTGGTGTTGCCTTTGGAATAGTATCATATATTGTTCTTTCAATTGTACTTTCAAGCAAATTTTTTGCATCTGAATCCGAAGAATAG
- the nusA gene encoding transcription termination factor NusA encodes MGKKKETISLIDTFSEFNELKNIDKATLISVLEESFRNVISKSSGTDENYDIIINPDKGDLEIWRNRVIVEDDELEDPNREITLSEALKIDEDFEVGEEVTDEVSLDHFGRRTILNLRQTLASKILELEKDNLYNKYKEKVGEIVSGEVYQVWKKELLLLDDEHNELIMPKTEQIPSDFFRKGEHARAVVARVENKNNNPRIILSRISPVFLERLFEQEIPEIADGLITIKGIARIPGERAKVAVEAYDDRIDPVGACVGMKGFRIHGIVRELRNENIDVINFTNNTTLYIQRALSPARINSITIKEEERRAEVFLNPEEVSLAIGKGGANIKLASMLTGYNIEVFRDIEGVDEEDIYLDEFRDEIDGWVIDQLKKIGCSTAKNVLAMNREKLIKEADLEESTVDEILAILRYEFEDEDDLDAPDTNDEPDTNDEPDTNDEPDTNKSPDETE; translated from the coding sequence ATGGGTAAGAAGAAAGAAACCATCAGTCTCATCGATACTTTTTCAGAATTCAACGAATTGAAAAATATCGATAAAGCCACACTGATAAGTGTACTGGAAGAGTCGTTCCGCAATGTGATCTCCAAAAGCAGCGGTACTGATGAGAACTACGATATCATCATTAACCCCGACAAAGGCGACCTCGAGATATGGCGCAACCGTGTGATAGTGGAAGACGATGAACTGGAGGATCCCAACCGTGAGATTACCCTTTCGGAAGCATTGAAGATAGACGAAGATTTTGAAGTGGGAGAAGAGGTTACAGATGAGGTGTCTCTCGATCATTTTGGACGCCGCACCATTCTCAACCTTCGACAGACACTTGCCTCCAAAATACTGGAACTGGAAAAAGACAATCTCTATAATAAGTATAAAGAAAAGGTGGGCGAAATTGTCTCAGGTGAAGTTTATCAGGTATGGAAAAAGGAGTTATTGCTTCTGGATGATGAGCACAACGAACTTATCATGCCCAAAACCGAACAGATACCAAGTGATTTCTTCCGAAAGGGAGAGCATGCCCGTGCTGTGGTTGCACGTGTAGAGAATAAGAACAACAATCCCAGGATTATTCTCTCACGCATATCACCTGTGTTTTTGGAACGTCTGTTCGAACAGGAGATACCTGAGATAGCTGACGGCCTTATAACTATAAAAGGTATTGCCCGCATCCCCGGAGAACGTGCTAAAGTAGCTGTTGAGGCTTACGACGACCGCATCGATCCTGTCGGGGCCTGCGTGGGAATGAAAGGATTCCGTATTCACGGTATCGTACGTGAGCTTCGCAACGAGAATATCGATGTGATCAACTTTACAAACAATACCACGCTATACATTCAAAGAGCGTTAAGCCCTGCAAGGATCAACTCTATTACCATTAAAGAAGAAGAGCGCCGTGCCGAAGTTTTCCTCAACCCTGAGGAGGTATCTCTGGCAATTGGAAAAGGAGGTGCCAACATTAAACTGGCATCAATGCTTACTGGTTATAATATAGAGGTATTCCGTGATATAGAGGGAGTGGACGAAGAAGACATCTATCTTGATGAATTCCGTGACGAAATTGATGGCTGGGTTATAGATCAGCTGAAAAAGATAGGATGTTCCACTGCCAAGAATGTACTTGCAATGAATCGTGAAAAGCTCATCAAGGAAGCCGATCTGGAAGAGAGTACAGTTGATGAAATACTAGCTATCTTGCGCTATGAGTTTGAAGATGAAGATGATTTGGATGCTCCGGATACAAACGATGAACCGGATACAAACGATGAACCGGATACAAACGATGAACCGGATACAAACAAATCGCCTGATGAGACTGAATAA
- a CDS encoding CvpA family protein, with product MNWFDLTIGIILLVAFINGYRKGFVMQVIGFATVVLAAIFGGRIAEKILPEVINISNLSTDAAKVLSFILAFALIAIVLSLIGRLLQRFIDMVFLSIINRLLGAVIAAGTMMLFLSIILNMILMLDKNELIIKKNIKEESFFFERVEVVLPAIVPYIDKEFSDGYVPEKYRKEIEKKSDSIFQTKPNSNAIDSTFQKRHFETN from the coding sequence ATGAATTGGTTCGATCTGACCATAGGTATTATTCTGCTTGTAGCTTTCATCAACGGATACCGCAAGGGATTCGTAATGCAGGTTATAGGTTTTGCAACAGTAGTGCTAGCAGCTATTTTCGGAGGAAGGATCGCGGAGAAAATTTTACCGGAAGTAATCAATATAAGTAATCTCTCAACCGATGCTGCAAAGGTTTTATCCTTTATCCTTGCTTTTGCATTAATTGCCATAGTACTCTCACTGATAGGCCGCCTTTTGCAGCGATTTATCGATATGGTTTTTCTTAGTATCATAAACCGATTGCTGGGTGCCGTTATTGCAGCGGGTACCATGATGCTTTTTCTGAGCATTATACTTAATATGATACTTATGCTCGATAAAAACGAGTTGATAATAAAGAAAAACATAAAGGAAGAGTCGTTCTTCTTTGAGCGTGTTGAGGTGGTTTTGCCTGCCATTGTTCCTTATATTGATAAAGAATTCAGTGATGGATATGTACCTGAAAAGTATCGTAAGGAAATAGAAAAAAAGTCGGACAGCATTTTTCAAACCAAGCCTAACTCAAACGCTATTGATTCAACTTTTCAAAAACGTCATTTCGAAACCAATTAA
- the rimP gene encoding ribosome assembly cofactor RimP yields the protein MIEKKVIIGLTGEYLKNSANYLVDVIVGADNSITVEIDNDLGVDIDDCADLSRHLESRLNRDTEDYELTVTSAGLTSPFKILRQYKKFEGKEIEVLSKKGQKLTGVLKSSDDDGFTLSIIKKIKPEGAKRKIEVEEDIRFAFNEVKYSKYLIRFK from the coding sequence ATGATTGAAAAAAAGGTGATAATCGGCCTCACCGGAGAGTATTTGAAGAATTCAGCAAATTATCTGGTGGATGTAATAGTGGGCGCAGACAATTCCATCACAGTTGAGATTGACAACGATCTGGGTGTGGATATTGATGACTGCGCTGATCTAAGCAGACACCTTGAGTCGAGGCTCAATCGCGATACAGAAGATTATGAGCTGACTGTAACATCGGCCGGACTCACCTCACCCTTCAAAATACTGCGTCAGTACAAAAAGTTTGAAGGGAAAGAGATTGAGGTCCTAAGCAAAAAAGGGCAAAAGCTTACGGGAGTGCTCAAATCGTCTGATGATGACGGCTTCACGCTATCGATCATTAAAAAGATTAAGCCCGAAGGCGCCAAACGTAAAATTGAAGTGGAAGAAGATATCCGCTTCGCATTCAATGAAGTAAAATATTCAAAATATCTTATACGATTCAAATAA
- the infB gene encoding translation initiation factor IF-2 — protein sequence MPIRLIKVSKNLNVGINSLVEFLHKKGIEIEANPNVKIEDEQYEILIAEFGKDKNIRREANETREKMHRRDEKRETVAIEGYELPEEQTPRKKVEKEIIETEIPKEMKPHFNVVGSIDLDSLNKKKVEPIKEVPVSEKAAETDKTTLPHEPEIVPQPSVEPEIKQDQPEVTIEEKPAQVKEEEIKSAEPVEKKPHISEKEKAETKETETSVPEKAQVKPVEGVKQKSKLFTDEAIQKSGPAAEEVKQKKEPADDEAKQKSEPVAEDAKKAEGTRSDKVFRIHKNKLEPNIVVKGSIDLDSINDRTRPPRKSRAQRKKERLEREQKALDSKKLKEEKVKQLKKEAIDEKKKHTVSPERDEESKKKKRKRIRTSKVNIDKPGTYNQASGNDRRMSLRKPIKAEVSEEDVQKQIKETLARLTEKRGKKGGAKYRREKREASAQRYQEELKQQEKESRILQLTEFVTANDLANMMNIPVTNVISTCMSLGVMVAINQRLDAETINIVAEEYGFKTQYVSADVIEAIAEEKDDPEDLIPRPPIVTVMGHVDHGKTSLLDSIRSTNVIAGEAGGITQHIGAYNVTLGEGGKITFLDTPGHEAFTAMRARGAKVTDVAIIIVAADDNVMPQTVEAINHAGAAGVPIVFAINKIDKPGANPEKIKEKLAEMNYLVEDWGGKYQSQDISAKKGTGIRELLEKVLLEADLLELKANPNRRASGSIIESSLDKGRGYVATVLVENGTLCQGDIVLAGSYFGRVKAMFNERNQRIEKAAPSEPALILGLNGAPQAGDTFNVMETEQEARSISNRREQLQREQSLRTQKMLTLDDIGRRIAIGNFQQLNIIVKGDVDGSVEALSDSLIRLSTEEIQVNVIHKAVGQISESDVTLAAASDAVIIGFQVRPSLGARKEAEKEGVDIRLYSIIYDAIEEVTAAMEGMLSPEIKEEITGNVEVLDVFKISKVGTVAGCMVRDGKIKRSSRIRLIREGIVIFTGELDSLKRFKDDVKEVTYGYECGITIRNFNDIKVGDIIESYEETEIKKTL from the coding sequence ATGCCTATAAGACTAATAAAAGTATCGAAAAATTTGAATGTGGGGATCAACAGCCTGGTTGAATTTCTCCATAAGAAAGGTATTGAAATAGAAGCAAATCCTAACGTTAAAATAGAGGATGAACAGTATGAAATACTGATTGCAGAATTCGGAAAAGACAAAAATATTCGCAGGGAAGCCAATGAGACACGGGAGAAGATGCACCGCCGCGATGAAAAACGTGAAACTGTTGCAATAGAAGGATACGAACTCCCCGAAGAACAGACTCCCAGAAAAAAAGTGGAAAAAGAGATTATAGAAACAGAGATCCCAAAAGAGATGAAGCCCCATTTCAATGTTGTAGGCAGCATCGACCTGGACAGCCTCAACAAAAAGAAAGTTGAGCCGATTAAAGAGGTGCCGGTAAGTGAAAAAGCGGCGGAAACTGATAAAACAACTCTCCCCCATGAGCCGGAAATTGTTCCCCAACCTTCAGTTGAACCTGAAATCAAACAGGATCAGCCTGAAGTAACTATAGAGGAAAAACCTGCACAGGTAAAAGAAGAGGAGATTAAGAGTGCAGAGCCCGTGGAAAAGAAACCACATATTTCAGAAAAGGAAAAGGCTGAGACCAAGGAAACCGAAACCTCAGTCCCCGAAAAAGCTCAGGTGAAACCTGTGGAAGGGGTAAAACAGAAGAGTAAACTTTTTACGGATGAGGCTATACAAAAAAGCGGACCAGCAGCAGAAGAGGTGAAACAAAAAAAAGAACCCGCAGATGACGAGGCTAAACAAAAAAGCGAGCCCGTAGCTGAAGATGCGAAAAAAGCTGAAGGGACAAGGAGCGATAAGGTTTTCCGCATCCACAAAAATAAACTGGAGCCGAACATAGTGGTTAAAGGGTCAATCGACCTCGACTCCATAAACGATCGCACACGCCCCCCCAGGAAATCTAGGGCACAGCGAAAGAAAGAGCGTCTGGAACGGGAGCAGAAAGCCCTTGACAGTAAAAAGCTGAAAGAAGAAAAGGTGAAACAGCTGAAGAAAGAAGCTATTGATGAAAAGAAAAAACACACTGTCTCACCCGAACGCGACGAAGAGAGCAAGAAGAAAAAACGTAAGCGTATCCGCACGAGTAAAGTCAATATCGATAAACCCGGTACATACAACCAGGCTTCAGGAAACGACAGAAGAATGTCGCTCAGGAAACCGATAAAGGCGGAGGTGAGTGAAGAGGATGTTCAGAAGCAGATAAAAGAAACCCTTGCCCGCCTAACCGAAAAAAGAGGGAAAAAAGGCGGTGCAAAATACCGCCGTGAAAAACGAGAAGCAAGCGCCCAGAGATATCAGGAAGAGCTCAAGCAACAGGAGAAAGAAAGCCGTATATTACAGCTCACAGAGTTTGTAACTGCCAATGACTTGGCCAACATGATGAATATTCCCGTAACAAACGTCATCTCCACCTGTATGAGCCTCGGCGTTATGGTAGCCATAAACCAGCGTCTCGATGCAGAGACCATCAACATTGTAGCTGAAGAGTACGGCTTCAAAACCCAGTATGTAAGTGCCGATGTGATAGAAGCTATTGCCGAAGAGAAGGATGATCCTGAAGACCTGATTCCCCGTCCCCCCATTGTAACGGTAATGGGCCATGTGGACCACGGGAAAACATCGTTGCTTGACAGTATTCGCAGTACCAATGTAATCGCCGGTGAAGCCGGAGGGATCACACAGCATATAGGTGCATACAATGTGACATTGGGAGAGGGTGGAAAGATTACCTTCCTCGACACACCCGGTCACGAAGCGTTTACCGCCATGCGCGCTCGCGGAGCAAAGGTGACAGACGTAGCCATTATAATTGTTGCAGCCGACGATAACGTGATGCCCCAAACAGTTGAAGCAATCAACCATGCTGGTGCAGCTGGTGTGCCCATTGTTTTTGCGATCAACAAAATAGATAAACCAGGGGCAAACCCCGAAAAGATAAAAGAGAAACTGGCCGAGATGAATTATCTTGTTGAAGACTGGGGAGGAAAATACCAGTCGCAGGATATTTCGGCAAAAAAAGGTACCGGTATCCGCGAGCTGCTAGAGAAAGTGCTTCTCGAAGCCGATCTTCTGGAACTTAAAGCCAATCCTAATCGCAGAGCTTCTGGCTCCATCATTGAATCATCACTTGACAAAGGAAGGGGTTACGTGGCAACCGTACTCGTGGAGAACGGCACACTGTGTCAGGGCGATATAGTGCTAGCAGGATCATATTTCGGCCGTGTGAAAGCCATGTTCAACGAACGTAACCAGCGTATTGAAAAGGCTGCTCCGTCGGAACCGGCATTGATACTTGGGCTTAACGGAGCACCTCAGGCAGGCGACACTTTCAATGTAATGGAGACCGAACAGGAGGCCCGTTCAATATCCAACCGCCGCGAACAACTGCAACGTGAACAGTCGCTACGCACTCAGAAAATGCTTACCCTTGACGATATAGGCCGCCGCATTGCAATTGGCAACTTCCAACAGTTGAACATTATTGTGAAAGGCGATGTGGACGGATCGGTAGAAGCTCTCTCCGACTCACTCATTCGCCTCTCAACTGAAGAAATTCAGGTGAACGTGATTCACAAGGCTGTAGGCCAGATTTCGGAATCGGACGTAACGCTCGCCGCTGCCTCCGATGCTGTTATCATCGGGTTCCAGGTACGTCCTTCCCTCGGCGCACGCAAGGAGGCTGAAAAAGAGGGTGTCGACATCCGTCTCTATTCAATTATTTATGATGCCATAGAAGAGGTGACTGCAGCAATGGAAGGCATGCTCTCTCCAGAAATAAAGGAAGAGATAACCGGGAATGTGGAAGTGCTGGATGTATTTAAGATATCAAAGGTAGGTACCGTTGCCGGCTGTATGGTTCGCGACGGAAAGATAAAACGCTCCAGCCGTATTCGTCTGATTCGCGAGGGTATAGTTATCTTTACAGGCGAGCTTGATTCACTCAAACGTTTCAAGGACGATGTAAAAGAGGTTACATACGGTTATGAATGCGGAATCACCATTCGTAATTTCAATGACATAAAAGTTGGTGATATTATTGAATCTTACGAAGAAACGGAGATAAAGAAGACTTTGTAA